ATCGGTCGGCGAAGGCATCAAGGAAAACGCTCCGGACGCCTTCGTCATCTGCATCACCAACCCGCTCGACGCGATGGTCTGGGCGCTGCAGAAGTTCTCGGGCCTGCCCGCGCACAAGGTCTGCGGCATGGCCGGCGTGCTCGACTCGGCGCGCTTCCGCCACTTCCTGTCGGTGGAATTTGACGTGTCGATGAAGGACGTCACCGCCTTCGTGCTCGGCGGCCACGGCGACACCATGGTCCCCTCCGTCCGTTACTCGACCGTTGCCGGCATCCCGCTGCCCGACCTGGTCGAGATGGGCTGGACCACGCAGGAGAAGCTCGACGCCATCGTGCAGCGCACCCGTGACGGCGGCGCCGAGATCGTTGGCCTGCTGAAGACCGGCTCGGCCTTCTACGCGCCCGCGACCTCGGCCATCGAGATGGCCGAAGCCTACCTCAAGGACCAGAAGCGCGTGCTGCCCTGCGCCGCTTACTGCGACGGCGAGTTTGGCCTGAAGGACATGTACGTGGGCGTGCCCACCGTGATCGGCGCCGGCGGCATCGAGAAGATCGTGAACATCAAGCTCAACAAGGAAGAGCAGGAGATGTTCGACAAGTCGGTCGCCGCGGTGAACGGTCTCGTCGAGGCCTGCAAGGGCATCGACAGCAGCCTGGCGTAAGCCCTGCCTCAGCCCCGTGGGGCACCAGAAATCTTCGGGCCCCGGCGACAACATCGCCGGGGCCCATGCTTTTTCGGGCTTTGCATGTCGCC
The sequence above is a segment of the Alloyangia pacifica genome. Coding sequences within it:
- the mdh gene encoding malate dehydrogenase, with the protein product MARPKIALIGAGQIGGTLAHLAALKELGDVVLFDISEGTPEGKALDIAESGPSEGFDAKLKGTQDYADIAGADVCIVTAGVPRKPGMSRDDLLGINLKVMKSVGEGIKENAPDAFVICITNPLDAMVWALQKFSGLPAHKVCGMAGVLDSARFRHFLSVEFDVSMKDVTAFVLGGHGDTMVPSVRYSTVAGIPLPDLVEMGWTTQEKLDAIVQRTRDGGAEIVGLLKTGSAFYAPATSAIEMAEAYLKDQKRVLPCAAYCDGEFGLKDMYVGVPTVIGAGGIEKIVNIKLNKEEQEMFDKSVAAVNGLVEACKGIDSSLA